Proteins from a single region of Chlorocebus sabaeus isolate Y175 chromosome 7, mChlSab1.0.hap1, whole genome shotgun sequence:
- the RASL11B gene encoding ras-like protein family member 11B — translation MRLIQNMCTIAEYPAQGSAAASDCCVGAAGRRLVKIAVVGASGVGKTALVVRFLTKRFIGDYERNAGNLYTRQVQIEGETLAIQVQDTPGIQVHENSLSCSEQLNRCIRWADAVVIVFSITDYKSYELISQLHQHVQQLHLGTRLPVVVVANKADLLHIKQVDPQLGLQLASMLGCSFYEVSVSENYSDVYSAFHVLCKEVSHKQQPSSTPEKRRTSLIPRPKSPNMQDLKRRFKQALSAKVRTVTSV, via the exons ATGCGCCTCATTCAGAACATGTGCACTATCGCCGAGTACCCGGCGCAGGGAAGCGCCGCCGCCTCCGACTGCTGCGTGGGCGCCGCCGGCCGCCGCCTGGTCAAGATCGCGGTGGTGGGCGCCAGCGGCGTGGGCAAGACCG CACTGGTGGTCCGGTTCCTCACCAAGCGATTCATCGGTGACTATGAAAGAAATGCAG GTAATCTGTATACTAGACAAGTTCAGATAGAAGGTGAAACCCTGGCTATTCAGGTTCAAGACACTCCAGGTATTCAG GTCCATGAGAACAGCCTAAGCTGCAGTGAACAGCTGAATAGGTGCATTCGCTGGGCAGATGCTGTGGTGATAGTTTTCTCCATCACTGACTACAAGAGCTATGAACTCATCAGCCAGCTTCACCAGCACGTGCAGCAGCTACACCTGGGCACCCGGCTGCCTGTGGTGGTCGTGGCCAACAAAGCTGACCTGTTGCACATCAAACAGGTTGACCCTCAGCTTGGACTGCAGCTGGCCAGCATGCTAGGCTGCTCATTCTATGAAGTGTCTGTCAGTGAAAATTATAGTGACGTCTACAGCGCCTTCCATGTTCTCTGTAAAGAGGTCAGTCACAAACAACAGCCTAGCAGCACACCTGAGAAGCGAAGAACCTCCCTCATTCCCAGGCCCAAGTCACCCAACATGCAGGACCTGAAGAGGAGGTTTAAGCAAGCTCTCTCTGCCAAAGTGAGGACTGTCACCTCTGTCTGA